The DNA segment CGCCAAGGAGTTGTTTCAAGAATAAGGGAAGCATGTGAGACATGGGGTTTCTTCCAAGTGGTGAATCATGGGATCCATGAGTGTGTTCTTGAGGAGATGAAAGATGGAGTTAGAAGGTTCTTCGAGCAAGATGATGAGGTGAAGAAAGAGTTTTATACATGTGACCAAAATAGGACGTTCATTTATAACAGTAATTTTGATATGTATAGTTCACCAGCACTTAATTGGAGAGATACATTTGTGTGCTATCTTGCTCCTAATCCTCCTAAGCCAGAAGAATTACCAGTCGTATGCAGGTATCTTCTTATTACACTAACTAACTTTcaattaaattactaaattaatcaccacttccttaatttgttctaTTTGGCTTAGTTTCAAGAAGTTGTTCTAATTACACTAACTCTGtctcatcatatcttctttttttttttcctttatctttatttcagtgttatcaaacattttttttttcatatttttgtatttttgtattgaaaaacaaaaatataatgtgtacattaaaattaattagagtaaagtatcgctCAACGTTTAAGCTAAATTCTAAAGTTGTCCCTAATGCTTAAATTGTCCTATTTAAGTTTTACCGTTTTAAAATTGGCTAAATGTTatctgttaacagaattgacggctgAACAAActgagacgattttaaaacattaTTAGGAATTTAAATAGGATGAAAATATTGAGGACAAAAACGaagatagaaataaattttaattttatccttcaataatatcaattttttaccgtacatagttattcaattattttttaatc comes from the Arachis duranensis cultivar V14167 chromosome 7, aradu.V14167.gnm2.J7QH, whole genome shotgun sequence genome and includes:
- the LOC107458928 gene encoding 1-aminocyclopropane-1-carboxylate oxidase homolog 12-like → MEVSCTDQEVEVETVKLSSNRLNDLKAFDETKTGGKGLVDKGLTKIPLLFHHQPDNNKKSHSEHTIPVIDLEDVVSKDRSKRQGVVSRIREACETWGFFQVVNHGIHECVLEEMKDGVRRFFEQDDEVKKEFYTCDQNRTFIYNSNFDMYSSPALNWRDTFVCYLAPNPPKPEELPVVCRYLLITLTNFQLNY